One part of the Chryseobacterium sp. 7 genome encodes these proteins:
- a CDS encoding cupin-like domain-containing protein → MGIILKPIDIVDDISQEDFREKYLKPCKPVVIKNMARKWPAYQKWTMEYMKEVVGDVEVPLYDSSKADPAAPINTPTTKMPFSEYVDLIQREPTDLRIFFFDPIKFAPKLLDDYVPPKNLMGGFLDKYPSMFFGGKGSVTFLHYDIDMPHIFHTHFNGRKHVLLFEYKWKSRLYKLPYATYALEDYDIANPDFEKFPALDGIEGIECFLEHGDTLFMPTGWWHWMKYLDGSFSISLRAWDKSWAVKAHSLWNLAVQRNFDNFMKGRYKKRYMDWKERKAVEIANNALKRGLPK, encoded by the coding sequence ATGGGAATAATCCTTAAACCAATTGATATTGTAGATGACATTTCACAAGAAGATTTCCGTGAAAAATATCTAAAGCCATGTAAGCCAGTGGTAATCAAGAATATGGCAAGAAAATGGCCTGCCTACCAAAAATGGACGATGGAATATATGAAAGAAGTAGTAGGAGACGTTGAAGTTCCCCTTTACGACAGTTCCAAAGCAGATCCTGCCGCTCCTATTAATACTCCAACGACGAAAATGCCTTTTAGCGAGTATGTAGACCTGATTCAAAGAGAGCCTACTGATCTGAGAATCTTTTTCTTCGATCCTATAAAATTTGCACCCAAACTTCTGGACGATTATGTTCCGCCAAAGAATCTGATGGGAGGATTTTTAGATAAATACCCGAGTATGTTTTTTGGAGGTAAAGGCTCTGTGACTTTCCTTCATTATGATATTGATATGCCACATATTTTCCATACCCATTTCAATGGAAGAAAGCATGTTTTATTATTTGAATACAAATGGAAATCAAGACTTTATAAACTTCCTTATGCTACTTATGCACTGGAAGATTATGATATTGCCAATCCTGATTTTGAGAAATTCCCGGCATTGGATGGTATCGAAGGCATCGAATGCTTTCTGGAACACGGAGACACATTATTCATGCCTACCGGCTGGTGGCACTGGATGAAATATCTGGACGGTTCTTTCTCTATTTCTCTGCGTGCATGGGACAAAAGCTGGGCCGTAAAAGCACATTCTCTTTGGAACCTTGCTGTACAGCGCAACTTTGATAACTTCATGAAAGGACGATACAAAAAAAGGTATATGGACTGGAAAGAAAGAAAAGCGGTAGAAATAGCGAATAATGCATTAAAAAGAGGACTTCCTAAATAA
- a CDS encoding Ig-like domain-containing protein, giving the protein MKHLSSLFLLLTFSSAFSQKPAKIFTSDIDHFWVAYDSIQKTDNHSQKLDLIKRLYTDKATKGLKAFMKARDYNDSVYVKIIDKYPKFWNSVRPNTLTVKTKTKELEASVVKLKEIYPELKDAEMYFTIGGLNSGGTVSGNMVLVGAELATGLPSTDVSEFKDEWLKGVFAEQSLDDIVSLNIHEYIHTQQVGDRRRVLNQSIKEGSCDLIAELVMNKPMERKYLSYGTAHADKVKDLFKKEMFTGNFASWLYNGRDKGESADLGYYVGYEISKLYYQNAKDKKQAIKEIIELNYNNDKAVENFLTKSKFFKEKTKDLMKEYRKNSPAVVKMDPANGSATVNPDTKEIRITFSKEMVPEYYSFDLSEKGKEYMPITKVIGMENNDKTLVLAVNLKPNKEYEFFLTNKSFRSKEGYSLKDEKLLIKFKTGNR; this is encoded by the coding sequence ATGAAACACCTCTCATCACTATTCCTTTTACTTACTTTTTCAAGTGCTTTTTCTCAGAAACCGGCCAAAATTTTTACTTCGGATATTGATCATTTTTGGGTGGCTTATGACAGTATTCAAAAGACAGACAATCACTCCCAGAAACTCGATCTGATAAAAAGACTTTATACCGATAAAGCTACAAAAGGATTAAAAGCTTTTATGAAAGCCAGAGACTATAATGATAGTGTATACGTAAAAATCATTGATAAATATCCAAAATTCTGGAATTCCGTAAGACCCAATACTTTGACGGTAAAAACCAAAACGAAAGAACTGGAAGCCAGTGTTGTCAAGCTAAAAGAAATATATCCTGAACTTAAAGATGCTGAAATGTATTTTACCATTGGCGGTCTGAATTCCGGGGGAACAGTGAGTGGAAATATGGTATTGGTAGGAGCTGAACTTGCTACAGGACTTCCGTCTACAGATGTTTCAGAATTCAAAGATGAATGGTTGAAAGGAGTATTTGCTGAGCAGTCACTGGATGATATCGTTTCTCTCAATATCCATGAATATATCCATACCCAGCAGGTGGGGGACCGCAGAAGGGTTTTAAATCAATCTATAAAAGAAGGATCATGCGACCTGATTGCTGAGCTTGTGATGAATAAACCTATGGAAAGGAAATATTTATCTTATGGAACCGCTCATGCAGATAAAGTGAAAGATCTGTTTAAAAAAGAAATGTTCACCGGAAATTTTGCCAGCTGGCTTTACAATGGAAGAGATAAAGGAGAAAGTGCAGATTTAGGATATTACGTAGGATATGAGATCAGTAAATTGTATTACCAAAATGCTAAAGATAAAAAGCAGGCCATCAAAGAAATCATTGAGCTGAACTATAACAATGATAAAGCGGTAGAAAATTTCCTTACGAAATCTAAGTTTTTTAAAGAAAAAACAAAAGATCTGATGAAGGAATACCGTAAAAATTCGCCAGCTGTTGTTAAAATGGATCCAGCCAATGGTTCTGCAACGGTAAACCCTGATACAAAAGAAATACGGATTACTTTCTCAAAAGAAATGGTACCGGAATATTATTCTTTCGATCTTTCAGAAAAAGGAAAAGAATATATGCCGATCACCAAAGTTATTGGAATGGAAAACAATGATAAAACATTGGTCCTGGCTGTAAATCTTAAGCCTAATAAAGAATATGAATTTTTTCTTACCAATAAAAGTTTCAGATCCAAAGAGGGCTATTCTCTGAAAGACGAGAAGCTTCTTATCAAGTTTAAAACTGGGAACAGATAG
- a CDS encoding bacteriocin-like protein, with product MKNLKKIARQSLKTITGGRPPAESDCIACGCPTSACYYKNGNGGGGGCADIRCA from the coding sequence ATGAAAAATCTAAAGAAAATCGCGAGACAAAGTTTAAAAACAATCACAGGAGGTCGTCCACCAGCAGAAAGTGATTGTATAGCATGTGGATGCCCTACATCAGCATGTTATTACAAAAACGGAAACGGAGGTGGTGGCGGTTGTGCTGATATCAGATGTGCATAA
- a CDS encoding MFS transporter produces MNKNLYVLALGVFGITTTEFGVIGVLPEIASVFHIPIEKAGWLLSTFALIVAVFGPFMLMILSSFKRKNLLLLSLFIFVAANILSACITNFYLLLIVRMIPAFFHPVYWSIALSVAGQASNIKDKSRAVSIIFSGLTLATVMGVPLATFMSDFFSWQSSFLLTALINVVALAGVWIYLPEIQNISGDSKGFPTKIFHNKQLWIRLFLAFFTIAAMYSTYGYMADYLKNITQMDGKQTSLMFFLFGTVGIAGNKIAGKYMSRFPFQTTLLFLILLSGIHLLIGHYGNQFLPMIWIIGCWGLVHSGGFLISNMNVTSSIFGSSEFINSIFTSCGNFAVTAGTLFGGFWIGRYGIEHIIWSSIIGLTLALILVLIKRKYTETKL; encoded by the coding sequence ATGAACAAAAATCTTTATGTGCTGGCACTGGGTGTTTTCGGAATTACCACTACGGAATTCGGAGTTATTGGAGTATTACCAGAAATTGCTTCAGTTTTCCATATCCCAATCGAAAAAGCAGGATGGCTGCTCAGTACTTTTGCATTAATTGTTGCTGTTTTTGGGCCTTTTATGCTGATGATATTATCTTCATTCAAAAGAAAGAATCTGCTACTTTTGTCTCTATTTATTTTTGTTGCCGCCAATATTCTTTCTGCCTGTATTACCAATTTTTATCTGCTTCTTATCGTAAGAATGATTCCTGCATTTTTTCATCCGGTTTATTGGTCTATTGCACTGTCGGTCGCAGGACAAGCTTCAAATATTAAAGACAAATCCAGGGCTGTAAGCATTATCTTTTCCGGTCTTACGCTGGCAACGGTAATGGGAGTTCCGCTGGCTACTTTTATGTCTGATTTCTTTTCCTGGCAGTCCTCTTTCCTGCTTACTGCATTAATTAATGTAGTAGCGCTGGCAGGGGTTTGGATCTATTTGCCGGAGATTCAAAATATAAGTGGAGATTCAAAGGGTTTCCCAACTAAAATATTTCACAACAAACAATTATGGATTAGGCTCTTCCTAGCGTTTTTCACTATTGCTGCTATGTATTCTACTTATGGATATATGGCTGACTATCTAAAGAATATAACCCAAATGGACGGCAAACAAACCAGTCTTATGTTTTTCCTGTTTGGAACGGTTGGAATTGCGGGAAACAAAATTGCGGGAAAATATATGAGCAGATTTCCTTTCCAGACAACTCTTTTGTTTTTAATTCTATTATCAGGAATTCATTTGTTAATAGGACATTATGGAAATCAATTTCTACCTATGATATGGATTATCGGATGTTGGGGGCTGGTTCATTCCGGAGGCTTTCTGATCAGTAATATGAATGTCACTTCTTCCATTTTCGGTTCTTCGGAGTTTATCAATAGTATTTTTACTTCCTGCGGGAATTTTGCTGTAACAGCGGGTACTTTATTTGGAGGATTCTGGATTGGCCGTTATGGGATAGAACACATAATTTGGTCAAGCATTATAGGATTGACTCTCGCTCTTATACTGGTACTTATCAAAAGGAAGTATACAGAAACTAAACTTTAA
- a CDS encoding winged helix-turn-helix transcriptional regulator encodes MPQFFHDKRLYYTPIEFALSHIGGTWKMPILWRLQEKPLRFSELKKDIPHITDKMLTSQLRELEAKDMIHREVFPVVPPKVEYSLTEKGKKAIPVIETIMNFGYDLIKEGGIVFPPKE; translated from the coding sequence ATGCCTCAATTTTTCCATGATAAAAGACTGTATTATACGCCTATTGAATTTGCTTTAAGTCATATCGGAGGAACCTGGAAGATGCCTATTCTGTGGAGATTGCAGGAGAAACCTCTCCGTTTCAGTGAGCTTAAAAAAGATATTCCGCATATTACAGATAAAATGCTGACCAGCCAGCTGCGCGAACTGGAAGCTAAAGACATGATCCATCGTGAAGTGTTTCCTGTAGTCCCGCCGAAAGTGGAGTACAGTCTTACAGAGAAAGGGAAAAAAGCAATTCCTGTGATTGAAACCATTATGAATTTTGGTTATGATTTGATCAAAGAGGGGGGAATTGTGTTTCCGCCTAAAGAATGA
- a CDS encoding MsnO8 family LLM class oxidoreductase, whose protein sequence is MKLKLGILDQSPTTMGGSAAAALENSINLALLAEEMGFHSIMYSEHHGVEAYGSSSPELLAAIVLSKTNRIKIGTAGIMMRNYSAYKISEWTKMLSTLYPERFILGLGKAPGGLKDAVMALNNHKPVILSNMETKLEEIIQFIKDEKGVYDGLIAQPTHVKHIPEIMWLGSGMTSATEAAKHGIGYSFAAFMNSGNGIENTEAYLREFNDTQYFSQPSLQIAVAVSVAETLDQAKRNAYGMAYQFLQSRQLASPNAVLPAEEIEQRILGTHDEEEFFTILERIIIETPESVNQKLQKVSEKYNTDNLLILCNMHREEDRINTYKNVINNNK, encoded by the coding sequence ATGAAGCTGAAATTAGGGATATTAGACCAGTCACCCACCACCATGGGAGGAAGTGCAGCAGCTGCATTGGAAAACAGTATCAATCTTGCTTTATTAGCTGAAGAAATGGGCTTTCACAGTATCATGTATTCTGAACATCATGGAGTAGAAGCCTATGGAAGTTCCAGCCCTGAATTATTAGCTGCTATTGTACTCAGCAAGACCAACCGGATTAAAATAGGAACAGCCGGCATTATGATGCGAAACTATTCTGCCTATAAGATCTCGGAATGGACCAAAATGCTGTCAACCTTATATCCCGAACGCTTTATCCTTGGATTGGGTAAAGCCCCCGGAGGATTGAAAGATGCGGTGATGGCCCTGAATAATCATAAACCTGTCATTTTATCCAATATGGAAACGAAACTTGAAGAGATTATTCAATTTATAAAAGATGAAAAAGGTGTTTATGACGGATTGATTGCACAGCCCACCCATGTAAAACACATCCCTGAAATCATGTGGCTTGGTTCAGGAATGACCTCTGCTACAGAAGCTGCAAAACATGGGATTGGATATTCTTTCGCCGCTTTTATGAACAGCGGGAACGGAATAGAAAACACGGAAGCTTATCTCAGAGAGTTTAATGATACTCAATATTTTTCTCAGCCTTCTTTACAGATTGCAGTGGCGGTATCGGTGGCAGAAACTTTGGATCAGGCCAAACGGAATGCTTATGGCATGGCATATCAGTTTTTACAGTCACGGCAGCTAGCCAGCCCCAATGCCGTTCTTCCTGCTGAAGAAATAGAGCAAAGGATTTTGGGAACTCATGATGAAGAAGAGTTTTTCACCATTTTGGAAAGGATTATCATAGAAACTCCAGAGTCAGTCAATCAAAAATTGCAGAAGGTTTCAGAAAAATATAATACGGATAATCTCCTGATATTATGTAATATGCATCGGGAAGAAGACCGTATCAATACTTATAAAAATGTCATTAACAATAATAAATAA
- a CDS encoding DUF6624 domain-containing protein, protein MKHLPFEKELIELADKDLSVREKLLKAGELSGGYHPEMESIHRANAQRLREIISEIGYPTISKVGEKASNAAWLIIQHAIGEPEFMKKCCIMMEESVGDINPANKAYLYDRIQVFQSKPQKYGTQLTAERTIYPVENKDNLNEERSKVDLPLLSKEEINNIPEPEEIPEIDQKDPEYTVWRKKTGWI, encoded by the coding sequence ATGAAACATCTTCCTTTTGAAAAAGAACTCATTGAATTGGCTGACAAAGATCTGTCAGTCAGAGAAAAGCTGTTAAAAGCAGGAGAATTATCCGGAGGTTATCATCCTGAAATGGAAAGTATTCATAGGGCTAATGCACAACGCCTTCGGGAAATTATATCGGAAATAGGGTATCCTACCATCTCAAAAGTGGGTGAAAAAGCAAGCAATGCCGCGTGGCTGATTATCCAGCATGCCATTGGTGAGCCTGAATTTATGAAAAAGTGCTGCATTATGATGGAAGAGAGTGTTGGTGATATTAATCCTGCTAATAAAGCCTATTTATATGACAGGATTCAGGTTTTTCAAAGCAAGCCACAGAAATACGGAACACAGCTGACTGCTGAAAGAACCATCTATCCTGTAGAAAATAAAGACAACCTAAACGAAGAACGCAGCAAGGTAGATCTGCCTCTGCTTTCAAAAGAGGAAATCAACAACATTCCGGAGCCTGAAGAGATTCCGGAAATAGACCAAAAAGATCCTGAGTATACGGTTTGGAGGAAAAAAACAGGTTGGATTTGA
- a CDS encoding tetratricopeptide repeat protein codes for MMKPGLCLCIILLCFNKINAQSAKIDSEKLLEYYETQRYADAAKYLQSIYPGGTQDIKALSQIAYCNMMAGKLPEAENNYQKINTIQPNNVSTLFSLASINSRRGNASNAKGYLQQIIELDSLNFSAYKQLAAYADTPESKLNYLKKANSLNNTDSDVAYDLSLTYSGMKQFKPAYDVLKTAIASDPENFILQQALLPAANQLGNYTEVIEIGEKLLKNHADVNVMNDMGQAYFYVKDYQKCISLYKMLEEMDVQNEGTLYFMALSYRELKDYNNAAIYAQKTIDEAISDHTTLYYAALAGIYEAKNQYNDAVTAYKRGLTFGTSNIIYYRLGLLYDLNLKQPKNASTYYQLYLKNNPDQEKEKEQIAYAKGRIPGLK; via the coding sequence ATGATGAAACCAGGACTTTGTTTGTGCATTATTCTATTGTGCTTTAACAAGATCAATGCTCAGTCGGCAAAAATTGATTCTGAAAAGCTTCTTGAATATTATGAAACACAACGTTATGCTGATGCTGCAAAATATCTTCAGAGTATTTATCCGGGAGGCACACAGGATATAAAAGCCCTTTCACAAATAGCTTACTGTAATATGATGGCTGGTAAACTGCCGGAAGCAGAAAATAATTATCAGAAAATCAATACCATACAACCAAATAACGTGTCTACTCTATTCAGCCTTGCCAGTATTAACTCCAGGCGTGGCAATGCGTCTAATGCCAAAGGATATCTTCAACAGATTATTGAGCTGGACAGTCTCAATTTCAGTGCTTATAAGCAGCTTGCTGCCTATGCAGACACTCCTGAATCTAAACTCAATTATCTGAAAAAAGCCAATTCCCTGAACAACACAGATTCTGATGTAGCCTATGATCTTTCTCTGACCTACAGCGGTATGAAACAGTTTAAACCTGCTTATGATGTGCTGAAAACCGCCATTGCTTCTGATCCTGAAAACTTCATTTTACAGCAGGCTTTATTACCGGCTGCCAATCAGCTGGGCAATTATACAGAGGTCATTGAAATTGGGGAAAAACTTCTGAAAAACCATGCTGATGTGAATGTAATGAATGATATGGGACAGGCTTATTTTTATGTAAAAGATTATCAGAAATGTATCAGCCTTTATAAAATGCTGGAAGAAATGGATGTACAAAACGAAGGTACATTATACTTCATGGCATTAAGCTATCGCGAACTGAAAGATTACAATAATGCTGCGATCTATGCGCAAAAGACAATTGATGAAGCTATTTCTGATCATACCACTCTCTATTACGCTGCACTGGCGGGGATTTATGAAGCTAAAAATCAGTATAATGATGCGGTGACGGCTTATAAGAGAGGGTTAACTTTTGGGACAAGCAATATTATTTATTATCGTTTGGGACTTCTTTATGATCTCAATCTGAAACAGCCGAAAAATGCTTCAACCTATTATCAGCTTTATCTTAAAAACAATCCTGATCAGGAAAAGGAAAAAGAGCAGATTGCTTATGCTAAAGGCAGAATTCCTGGTTTAAAATAA
- a CDS encoding DinB family protein encodes MEIKTVQSFLDYYEKIRERTNRIIEVVPPEHIDFTYKPGKFTIGDQIRHIATIERYMYGETISGKQSAYPGCGKELAGGYEDTVKFFNEMHCQTLEIIGGLSDEDLTRKCLTPANHEISIWKWLRAMIEHEIHHRAEIYIYLNLLNVKTPQIYGFSAEEVQKMSIKL; translated from the coding sequence ATGGAAATAAAAACTGTACAATCATTCCTGGATTATTATGAAAAAATAAGAGAAAGAACCAACCGGATTATAGAAGTGGTCCCTCCTGAACACATTGATTTCACCTATAAACCGGGAAAATTTACCATTGGAGATCAGATCAGACATATTGCCACTATAGAACGGTATATGTACGGAGAAACCATTTCCGGAAAGCAAAGTGCTTATCCGGGATGTGGAAAGGAGCTGGCTGGCGGTTATGAAGATACCGTTAAATTTTTCAATGAAATGCATTGCCAGACCTTGGAAATCATTGGCGGACTTTCTGATGAAGATCTTACCCGCAAATGTTTAACCCCTGCCAATCATGAAATTTCTATCTGGAAATGGCTTCGTGCGATGATAGAACATGAAATTCATCACAGAGCGGAAATCTATATTTACCTGAATCTTCTAAATGTGAAAACACCCCAGATTTACGGATTTTCCGCAGAAGAAGTCCAGAAAATGAGTATAAAATTATAG
- a CDS encoding S41 family peptidase, protein MARPFIIPLLLLLNSTYAQTNSELKPGDTLKYIPQSHKPSWISIQSGDANLGVALFIDGKKLKEQDDSRGIKSVERFYFTPEKGKKYELKVWAKSYVEKSKTAKVSITESKNAAVLDGKFSPDQFVEDLRTFRSIREKANSGLYVYRTQKQIDSIYQQAETDARNSKNIFDFYKVIANVTGFEGSCHNYTDLPNHASYYLTQKPEYLPITLKNIDGRLLQDSKDVALPLGAEILSINGIPAKEMISRFSEYYFSDGFSMPYRETAGFERGMLDKFYIEFGTHKNYVISYQWNGTVKEVSLPGISLENFKKLQDSRHSLAFDKKLLSEKYSFTKEGAGIYRLSVRGFDFATGKEDPAYKKFSAFLDQMMDVLEREKIENLIIDLRGNTGGTGALYEKVFSYLTQRPFRDSHYAYTQFNEVPMEEKLVITPLFLSNGVKDKYGLNAYLKQLYPKDVQGKYYWADDKNPSIMPNDRTFKGQLYLLVDQRVASAASHLASLIKSYTNAIVIGKETVGGYYEHNGHLPLVYELPNTGIQTGFSIVHVIQDAQNLPDQKRGQGIIPHIKIQQTDQEFLDHTDVYLKKVSELRKQ, encoded by the coding sequence ATGGCCAGACCTTTCATCATTCCTCTTTTACTGCTGTTAAACAGTACATATGCACAAACAAATTCGGAGCTGAAACCGGGAGATACTTTAAAATATATTCCTCAGTCTCATAAGCCTTCATGGATTTCTATACAATCCGGAGATGCCAATTTAGGAGTTGCGTTGTTCATAGATGGAAAAAAGCTGAAAGAACAGGATGATTCCAGAGGGATAAAAAGTGTTGAACGATTCTATTTTACGCCAGAAAAAGGAAAAAAATATGAACTGAAAGTCTGGGCTAAATCCTATGTTGAGAAAAGCAAAACAGCTAAAGTTTCTATTACAGAATCTAAAAATGCAGCTGTTTTGGACGGTAAGTTCAGTCCTGATCAGTTTGTGGAAGACCTTAGAACATTCCGGTCTATCAGAGAAAAAGCAAATTCAGGATTATATGTCTACAGAACTCAAAAACAGATTGACAGTATTTACCAGCAGGCAGAAACAGACGCCAGAAACAGCAAAAATATTTTCGATTTTTATAAAGTAATAGCCAATGTTACAGGATTTGAAGGAAGCTGTCACAATTACACAGATTTACCCAACCACGCTTCTTATTACCTCACGCAGAAACCTGAATATTTACCTATTACCTTAAAGAATATTGACGGCCGTCTGCTTCAGGACTCAAAAGATGTAGCACTACCTTTAGGTGCTGAAATTCTTTCTATCAACGGAATTCCTGCGAAAGAAATGATCAGCCGTTTTTCAGAATACTATTTTTCTGACGGATTTTCCATGCCTTACAGAGAAACAGCAGGCTTTGAAAGAGGTATGCTGGATAAATTTTATATAGAATTCGGAACCCACAAAAACTATGTCATCAGCTATCAATGGAACGGAACTGTAAAAGAAGTTTCATTGCCAGGAATCTCATTGGAAAATTTTAAAAAGCTTCAGGATTCCAGACATTCACTTGCCTTTGATAAAAAACTGCTCTCCGAAAAATATAGTTTTACTAAAGAAGGAGCCGGAATATACCGGTTATCTGTGAGAGGTTTTGATTTTGCAACCGGAAAAGAAGATCCGGCTTACAAAAAATTCAGTGCTTTTCTTGATCAGATGATGGATGTGCTGGAACGTGAGAAAATAGAAAACCTGATTATAGACCTCAGAGGAAATACCGGAGGAACAGGAGCTCTTTATGAAAAAGTATTTTCTTACCTTACTCAAAGACCTTTCCGCGACAGTCATTATGCTTATACCCAATTTAATGAAGTTCCTATGGAAGAAAAATTGGTAATAACTCCACTTTTTCTTTCTAACGGAGTTAAGGATAAATACGGATTGAATGCTTATCTGAAACAGCTTTATCCAAAAGACGTTCAGGGAAAATATTACTGGGCAGATGATAAAAACCCATCCATTATGCCCAATGACAGAACATTTAAAGGACAGCTTTATCTTCTTGTAGACCAGCGTGTAGCTTCAGCAGCTTCACACTTGGCTTCACTGATTAAATCTTATACCAATGCAATCGTAATCGGAAAAGAAACAGTAGGAGGGTATTATGAACACAACGGACACTTGCCGTTGGTTTATGAGCTTCCCAACACGGGAATTCAGACAGGATTTTCTATTGTTCATGTGATTCAGGATGCACAAAATCTTCCGGACCAGAAAAGGGGGCAAGGCATTATACCTCATATTAAAATTCAGCAGACCGATCAGGAATTTCTGGATCACACCGATGTTTATCTTAAAAAAGTTTCAGAACTCAGAAAGCAATAA